In Astyanax mexicanus isolate ESR-SI-001 chromosome 5, AstMex3_surface, whole genome shotgun sequence, a single window of DNA contains:
- the rprmb gene encoding protein reprimo B, translating into MNSSAFNDTDPGFFSNRSSENFLSCCSLSPALTDSGGSAGAALDERSTFIMSVVQIAVMCVLALTVVFGIFFLGCNLLIKSEGMINFLVTDRRSSKDVEAVIVGSY; encoded by the coding sequence ATGAACTCCAGCGCGTTCAACGACACGGACCCGGGTTTCTTCTCCAACCGGAGCAGCGAGAACTTCCTGAGCTGCTGCAGCCTGTCCCCGGCCCTGACGGACAGCGGCGGCTCGGCGGGCGCGGCGCTGGATGAGCGCAGCACCTTCATCATGAGCGTGGTGCAGATCGCCGTGATGTGCGTGCTTGCGCTCACCGTGGTGTTCGGCATCTTCTTCTTGGGATGTAACCTCCTGATCAAATCCGAGGGGATGATCAACTTCCTGGTGACGGACAGGAGATCCTCCAAGGATGTGGAAGCGGTGATCGTGGGCTCCTATTAG